Genomic window (Ureibacillus composti):
ACAAGCCGCAAAGCCATGTTGAAACATGTCTTTTCGACTTGTCTATGTGCTTTGTGTAAGGACCGCTCACATAAAATATATCCTTCTAAACGTTCCGGAGATATTGCGCGGCTTACAGTGGTAGGCCGCGGTTTCTGGAGAGTGGCTAAAACTTATTAACATGTAGTCACCCATCGAGTAAAGTATTAAACTTATTATAAATATTAGTGTTTTTCTAATATTCTACTTATGTCCTAGCTCAGACTTATTTCTATATCTTTACAACCCATCAATATTCGAAAGGTCTGTATTGATTTGTTCCCTCTTAATAACACCTGTTGACCATACGCGAATACTAAAATCCAATAGGAAGAGATCATCCGGATTCACGAGTGATAGTCCAGTTAAAGATTCAATTTTTCTTAACCTGTATAGAAGGGACTGACGGTGAAGGTTAAGGTCGCGTGCAGTTTGACTTACATTCCCACTATTTCGGTTATAGCCTATGAACGTATTAATTAAATCCATATCCCGCTTCTCGTCATATTCAACTAACGGTAAAATCGTGGCAGCCATGATTTCTTTCACTTCTGCATTGATCGCCAAATTGAGTAATAACCGATTCATGCGAGTTTCATCAAAGTTTACTCGTTTACCAATCCCAATTTGCTTCCTTCCCATGTCCAATGCCGCTTTCGCTTTTTTGAAACTATGAGAGAAATCTTGATTCTCTTCTTTATATTTTCCGATTCCCCATGAAAAAGTTACGCTAGGAAATAAATGATTTAACCTTCGTTCAACCAAATCTAAAAAATGATTAACTGAATCAGAAGAGGATTCTTTCTTTACTTCTAGAAAAATGATGATTTGATTTCCTTCATAAGCAAATAACATTTGATGTTTAACAACTTCAGCTGCAAAGATTAATTCTTCTTTTAAATAAACAATCATTTTTTCTAGCCAATTATATTTTAATGGTTGCTTTTTGGAATCACTTTCCATTAAGGATTCCAAATTCTCAGGATATCCAATAATACAATCATAGTCGGTATTCAAATTGTATTGAAACTGTTCCGCCTTTGCGTTTTTATATTCCTCGGACAGACTTTCCCCCTTAATCAGCCTTAATAGAAAATCATTTTGTAAACGCATTTCAGCTCTCGTTACAACACTATTTCGAGAAAACCATAATGCACTAGCCATCATAGCATGTTCAATAATA
Coding sequences:
- a CDS encoding PucR family transcriptional regulator ligand-binding domain-containing protein, which gives rise to MLYVRDITELPLLKTSKVKSGKDVLGNKLIEWVSVIESPVENFVRENEFVLTTGIGCHEDLDILLEFVKDVYDSGASALAIATGRYIFEIPDEIIQFAEERNFILIEIPWEIRFADIVHEVMRELNQIQQNDLKRSKDVHQNLIQMILDGKHIGEISNYVEEELGLPILILNEKGSPTAGSANPTKVFSIRNRLIRMHQNKKASQHPLHSKMKTISDEDSNLYHLSIQTNGVHEGEICVLTDLEYQLNQQDIHIIEHAMMASALWFSRNSVVTRAEMRLQNDFLLRLIKGESLSEEYKNAKAEQFQYNLNTDYDCIIGYPENLESLMESDSKKQPLKYNWLEKMIVYLKEELIFAAEVVKHQMLFAYEGNQIIIFLEVKKESSSDSVNHFLDLVERRLNHLFPSVTFSWGIGKYKEENQDFSHSFKKAKAALDMGRKQIGIGKRVNFDETRMNRLLLNLAINAEVKEIMAATILPLVEYDEKRDMDLINTFIGYNRNSGNVSQTARDLNLHRQSLLYRLRKIESLTGLSLVNPDDLFLLDFSIRVWSTGVIKREQINTDLSNIDGL